One Patescibacteria group bacterium DNA segment encodes these proteins:
- a CDS encoding HAMP domain-containing sensor histidine kinase — protein sequence MNTFHVVSQCRKYNVSLWTCPPFLFIVMGGVNVAGMVTTAIAAQRFSDDPAVVIISVSMMAAFLFVVGNAVVSSFQRLADASRIKSEFVNIVSHQLRSPLSAIKWQLELMLDQMKTVTGDVAATMGTIRRQNERMIALVNDLLEVNRIEDDRVILRPTAITIDNFVEQIANGYKPLAEQADEKLVFVGEARPLVVFADEVKLRWVTENLIDNAVRYTKKGGEVTVKVLRAKNTARVEVTDSGIGIPVADQAMIFQKFFRSENALRMRAEGTGLGLYLVRSLVGAMGGKAGFASMEGKGSTFWYTLPLVSGEAMVQKK from the coding sequence ATGAATACTTTCCATGTCGTCTCACAATGTCGTAAGTATAATGTTTCGTTATGGACTTGTCCGCCCTTTCTCTTTATTGTCATGGGCGGAGTCAATGTAGCGGGTATGGTTACGACCGCGATTGCGGCACAGCGTTTTTCTGATGATCCGGCGGTTGTTATCATCTCGGTGTCGATGATGGCGGCGTTTCTCTTTGTGGTTGGCAATGCCGTTGTCTCATCGTTTCAGCGTTTGGCTGACGCATCGCGCATCAAATCCGAGTTCGTCAATATTGTCTCGCATCAGCTTCGCTCGCCGCTCTCGGCTATCAAGTGGCAGTTAGAGCTTATGCTTGACCAGATGAAGACGGTGACAGGAGATGTCGCCGCCACTATGGGCACGATTAGACGACAGAACGAACGCATGATCGCGCTCGTCAATGACCTGCTCGAGGTTAACCGTATTGAGGACGACCGTGTCATTTTGCGGCCAACAGCGATTACAATCGACAATTTTGTCGAGCAAATCGCCAACGGCTACAAGCCACTCGCGGAGCAGGCAGACGAAAAGCTTGTGTTTGTGGGTGAGGCAAGGCCTTTGGTGGTATTTGCTGATGAAGTAAAGCTTCGTTGGGTGACAGAAAACCTCATCGACAATGCCGTACGCTACACTAAGAAAGGCGGCGAGGTGACGGTAAAAGTATTGCGTGCTAAAAATACGGCACGCGTCGAGGTGACTGATTCGGGTATTGGTATTCCGGTAGCCGATCAGGCGATGATTTTCCAGAAGTTCTTTCGATCGGAAAATGCCCTGCGGATGCGCGCCGAGGGCACGGGGCTCGGCCTCTATCTGGTGCGGTCACTGGTAGGTGCTATGGGTGGCAAGGCAGGTTTCGCTTCCATGGAAGGTAAAGGGTCGACATTTTGGTATACGCTCCCGCTCGTTTCGGGCGAGGCGATGGTCCAGAAAAAGTAA
- a CDS encoding type II secretion system F family protein codes for MARFQFRARDRQSVEQSGLRDAGDRFELARFLRTEGLLLLEAHEISALPGVNMPGGLKKNVSIDLSTYLRRVTLSDKIVFSKNLGVMIGAGLPLTRALDALSRESHNPKFKVTILAIEDQIRQGKTFAESLGKHPKIFPSLYIAMVDAGEKSGKLKESLTLLASQMQADYDLVRKVRGAMMYPSIILAAMVLIGALMIVYVVPTLSAVFKELDVELPASTQFIIDFSDFFTNHFMLVILGFFGFIFSVIAFFRTTFGKHLADNVVIRLPVIGPLAKKFNAARASRTLSSLLSAGVQVMEALEITARVVQNHLYSQTLSDAKKSIQKGDTISKVFLANEHLYPSLVGEMLSVGEETGESSKMLGEVASFYEQQVADATKDLSTIIEPVLMLIIGAVVGFFAVSMITPMYSLVGAI; via the coding sequence ATGGCGCGTTTTCAATTTCGGGCGCGTGACCGGCAGAGTGTTGAGCAGTCGGGTCTTCGTGATGCAGGTGATCGTTTTGAGCTCGCGCGCTTTTTGCGTACCGAGGGCCTCCTGTTGCTTGAAGCGCACGAGATCAGCGCCTTACCCGGTGTGAATATGCCTGGCGGGCTCAAAAAAAATGTTTCCATCGATCTTAGTACCTATTTACGGCGCGTCACGCTTTCTGACAAAATCGTATTTTCAAAAAACTTGGGAGTGATGATTGGCGCAGGTCTCCCACTCACGCGCGCACTCGACGCGCTTTCCAGGGAGTCACATAACCCAAAGTTTAAAGTTACGATCTTAGCTATCGAAGATCAGATTCGGCAGGGTAAGACATTTGCTGAATCGCTCGGCAAGCATCCAAAAATTTTCCCTTCCCTCTATATTGCTATGGTTGATGCAGGCGAGAAGTCAGGTAAGCTCAAAGAATCGCTCACACTTCTAGCTTCCCAGATGCAGGCGGATTACGATCTCGTGCGCAAGGTGAGGGGAGCGATGATGTACCCATCGATTATTTTAGCGGCGATGGTGCTCATCGGTGCGCTCATGATTGTGTATGTAGTACCAACACTCTCCGCGGTGTTTAAAGAGCTCGATGTCGAGCTACCAGCTTCCACACAATTCATCATCGACTTCTCCGACTTTTTTACTAACCACTTTATGCTGGTCATCCTCGGTTTTTTTGGGTTTATTTTTAGTGTCATCGCATTTTTTCGTACAACCTTCGGCAAGCATTTGGCGGACAATGTTGTTATTCGTCTACCAGTGATCGGCCCGCTCGCCAAAAAGTTCAACGCCGCACGCGCTTCGCGCACGCTCTCGTCACTCTTATCGGCAGGAGTGCAGGTGATGGAAGCGCTCGAGATTACCGCGCGTGTGGTGCAGAATCATTTGTATTCACAGACGCTCTCGGACGCAAAAAAATCGATCCAAAAAGGCGATACGATTTCAAAAGTATTTTTAGCAAACGAACATCTCTATCCATCACTGGTAGGCGAGATGCTCTCGGTAGGTGAAGAGACGGGCGAGAGCTCAAAGATGCTCGGCGAGGTCGCGTCGTTTTATGAACAGCAAGTTGCCGATGCTACCAAAGATCTCTCGACCATTATCGAGCCGGTGCTCATGCTTATCATTGGTGCGGTCGTAGGTTTTTTTGCTGTCTCGATGATCACACCGATGTATTCATTGGTAGGTGCCATTTAA
- a CDS encoding GspE/PulE family protein, whose protein sequence is MRIDSGQLKAFLLDSGLVSEKDIDAAVKKAKEQDLRPGDILVAQGKITQKDIERVYGYILGIPFVNLEGEKIDPEVLHAVPEPIARAHNIIAYKKMGKDLEVAMLDPEDLETIEFIHKKSGLTIKPRMTNEKSMKYLLSLYQKSLEAEFGEIIKGESDGLVMSAASVGEAGESGEDLEKVAQELPIIKIVDTLIRHAILQKASDIHIEPLENELLVRYRIDGILRDAMVLPKKIASAVIARVKVLSSLKLDEKRLPQDGRFKIESPEYKFSTRVSVLPVYDGEKIVMRLLPENARGFTLESLGFHGEGLELLHQNIKKSVGMILATGPTGSGKTTTLYTMMDLVNTPDVNISTIEDPIEYRMPRINQTQVRPDIGFTFANGLRSLLRQDPDILMVGEVRDSETAGLAINAALTGHLVLTTLHTNSAAGALPRLIDLGVEPFLIASTVNVIIAQRLVRTLYKSREEYRLTKDQIAQLAKIVDIDRILGFLRAEKIIAPKAKIEDVPFYKPVPASDVPDGYQGRIGVHEVMTVTPAMREMVMKNTNPSEIDAIARKSGMMSMLEDGIFKAAQGITTVEEVLRVTQE, encoded by the coding sequence ATGAGAATCGATTCAGGGCAACTCAAAGCGTTTCTTCTTGATTCGGGGCTTGTCTCCGAAAAAGATATTGACGCCGCAGTTAAAAAGGCCAAAGAGCAGGATTTGCGTCCTGGAGATATTCTCGTCGCCCAAGGGAAAATAACCCAAAAAGATATTGAGCGCGTGTATGGGTACATCCTCGGGATTCCATTTGTAAATCTTGAAGGTGAAAAGATTGACCCCGAAGTGCTTCATGCGGTGCCCGAACCTATTGCGCGAGCGCACAATATCATCGCTTATAAAAAGATGGGTAAGGATTTGGAGGTAGCGATGCTCGATCCGGAGGATCTCGAGACTATTGAGTTCATCCACAAAAAATCGGGGCTTACTATCAAGCCACGCATGACTAACGAAAAATCGATGAAGTATCTCCTTTCTCTCTATCAGAAGAGTCTGGAGGCGGAGTTCGGTGAGATTATCAAGGGCGAGTCGGACGGGCTTGTTATGAGTGCCGCGTCAGTTGGTGAGGCGGGTGAGAGTGGCGAGGATCTCGAGAAGGTGGCGCAAGAGTTGCCCATCATCAAGATCGTCGATACTCTTATCCGCCACGCGATTTTGCAAAAAGCATCTGACATTCATATCGAGCCCCTCGAAAACGAGCTTTTGGTACGGTACCGCATCGATGGTATATTGCGTGATGCGATGGTGTTGCCCAAGAAAATCGCATCAGCTGTTATCGCGCGCGTCAAAGTGCTCTCGAGCTTAAAGCTTGATGAAAAACGATTGCCACAAGACGGTCGTTTCAAGATCGAATCGCCCGAATATAAGTTTTCAACTCGTGTCTCGGTATTGCCAGTGTATGACGGTGAAAAGATCGTCATGCGTTTGTTGCCGGAGAATGCGCGTGGCTTCACGCTCGAATCACTCGGGTTTCATGGTGAAGGACTTGAACTGTTACATCAAAATATTAAAAAATCTGTCGGTATGATTTTAGCCACTGGTCCTACCGGATCAGGTAAGACGACGACGCTCTATACGATGATGGATTTGGTGAATACTCCCGATGTCAATATTTCTACCATTGAAGATCCGATTGAATACCGTATGCCTCGCATTAATCAGACACAGGTGCGTCCCGATATCGGGTTTACCTTTGCCAACGGTTTGCGCAGTCTGTTGCGTCAAGATCCTGATATCTTGATGGTAGGTGAGGTTCGTGACTCGGAGACCGCTGGTCTCGCTATCAATGCCGCGCTCACTGGTCACTTGGTACTGACGACATTGCATACCAACTCTGCGGCAGGCGCGTTGCCGCGTCTCATTGATCTTGGCGTCGAGCCCTTTTTGATCGCGTCAACGGTCAATGTGATTATCGCTCAACGATTGGTGCGCACACTCTACAAATCAAGAGAGGAGTATCGTTTGACAAAAGATCAAATCGCCCAGCTCGCAAAGATTGTTGATATCGATCGTATACTTGGGTTTTTACGCGCGGAAAAAATTATCGCGCCAAAAGCAAAGATCGAAGATGTGCCATTTTATAAACCGGTACCCGCATCTGATGTGCCCGATGGCTACCAAGGGCGTATCGGTGTGCATGAGGTTATGACGGTGACGCCCGCGATGCGTGAGATGGTAATGAAAAACACGAATCCATCGGAGATTGATGCGATCGCGCGTAAGTCAGGCATGATGAGTATGCTCGAAGACGGTATTTTTAAAGCGGCGCAGGGGATTACTACGGTCGAAGAAGTATTGCGCGTGACACAAGAATAA
- a CDS encoding response regulator produces the protein MKKLLIIEDEAALQDALQKAFAADGYEIFQAFDGEEGIKLAKEKKPDMILLDLILPKKHGFEVLQEIKQDETIKEVPVLVLTNLEESTEVMKAIELGARGYLVKANYALKEVLAKVKDILG, from the coding sequence ATGAAAAAACTTCTTATTATCGAAGACGAAGCGGCACTCCAAGACGCACTTCAAAAAGCGTTTGCCGCCGATGGATATGAGATATTCCAAGCGTTTGATGGCGAAGAGGGTATCAAGCTCGCGAAAGAAAAGAAGCCAGATATGATTTTGCTCGATCTCATTTTACCGAAAAAACACGGATTTGAGGTTTTACAGGAAATCAAACAGGACGAGACAATCAAGGAGGTACCCGTGTTGGTGCTGACCAATCTTGAAGAAAGTACCGAGGTGATGAAGGCGATTGAGCTTGGCGCGCGCGGATATTTGGTCAAGGCAAACTACGCACTCAAGGAAGTTCTTGCAAAGGTAAAAGATATTCTCGGATAA
- a CDS encoding prepilin-type N-terminal cleavage/methylation domain-containing protein codes for MRRAFTMIELIIVIGVIGLLAALIIPSFGTWRERTVVRSAARDVESILKLARSKSLASEDGAKYGVLFYDGATTFSLCKNPDAIRLGDSGYYIYTCPTLVNSYSLPNSLSFCTPYTSSIELQSISPGWTIIPGVIFSKLTGEYEDITPSATEGVIYFYNKNKIASPCGSGEAALTICRNNKTCGGVVITKSGVIYEK; via the coding sequence ATGCGCAGAGCATTTACCATGATTGAGCTCATTATCGTGATAGGCGTCATTGGTCTTTTGGCAGCACTCATCATACCGAGCTTTGGTACATGGCGTGAGCGGACAGTGGTCAGGTCCGCGGCGCGTGATGTTGAGAGTATTTTGAAACTTGCGCGGTCAAAGTCTCTCGCGTCAGAAGATGGAGCCAAGTACGGCGTGCTTTTTTATGATGGGGCGACAACTTTTTCTCTTTGTAAAAATCCAGATGCTATACGATTGGGCGATAGTGGCTACTATATATATACCTGTCCCACGCTTGTAAATAGCTACTCTTTGCCAAACTCGCTTTCTTTTTGTACTCCGTATACTTCGAGTATCGAACTTCAAAGTATCAGTCCAGGGTGGACTATCATACCCGGCGTTATATTCTCAAAACTGACTGGTGAATATGAAGATATTACGCCATCCGCTACCGAAGGAGTGATATACTTTTATAATAAGAATAAGATCGCGAGTCCCTGTGGTAGTGGTGAGGCGGCACTGACAATTTGTCGTAACAACAAAACTTGCGGTGGAGTCGTGATCACAAAATCTGGTGTGATTTATGAAAAATAA